One region of Nycticebus coucang isolate mNycCou1 chromosome 10, mNycCou1.pri, whole genome shotgun sequence genomic DNA includes:
- the CD46 gene encoding membrane cofactor protein isoform X2: protein MAPPRRSARPFCSLNFLGILLLALSTFSDACEEPPQFLTMDIVQRIKPEYNIGEEVTYTCAKGYFYVCGKRPTRTVCAQNNSWLHVTDDCCFRLSCRPLQNPTYGQVKYLNGSFGWGFSAHFTCNSGFYLVGESILHCELKEKDAYWSGKAPVCEKIKCKPPPKIKNGKHTFANVQVFDYYATVTYSCDPSNGPDEYSLVGPDKIYCVNNNKWSDDAPECKVVKCPYPTVKNGKQISGMAKKFYYKATVIFECKSGHYLHGSDTSVCQSNNTWYPPLPTCPKVLPPPSTTLSHSVSTPPSTIPPISSVSGYPNPKEGFFDIGEDLGPWVIVLIIVTLLVGVAVICIGLYRCFERRKKKGTYVTGESYKEVNFTSL from the exons ATGGCGCCTCCCCGCCGCTCCGCGCGTCCCTTTTGTTCTCTGAACTTCCTAGGAATACTTCTGCTGGCTCTTTCCACGTTCTCTG ATGCCTGCGAGGAGCCACCACAGTTTCTAACTATGGATATTGTTCAGAGAATTAAACCCGAATATAACATTGGGGAAGAAGTAACTTATACTTGTGCAAAAGgctatttttatgtgtgtggTAAACGTCCCACCCGTACTGTTTGTGCTCAGAATAATTCATGGTTACATGTCACAGATGACTGTTGTTTTA ggcTATCATGTCGACCCTTACAGAATCCTACTTATGGCCAAGTAAAGTACCTAAATGGATCTTTTGGATGGGGTTTTTCAGCGCATTTTACTTGTAATTCTGG GTTTTACCTAGTTGGTGAATCAATTCTACACTgtgaacttaaagagaaagatgCATATTGGAGTGGTAAAGCCCCAGTATGTGAAA AAATTAAGTGCAAACCACCTCcgaaaataaaaaatggaaagcaCACCTTTGCTAATGTACAAGTATTTGACTATTATGCAACAGTAACTTATAGTTGTGATCCTTCAAATGGACCAGATGAATATTCCCTGGTTGGACCAGATAAGATTTACTGTGTCAACAATAATAAATGGAGTGATGATGCTCCTGAGTGTAAAG TGGTCAAATGTCCATATCCAACAgtcaaaaatggaaaacagatatCAGGAATGGCAAAAAAATTTTACTACAAAGCAACAGTTATATTCGAATGCAAATCAGGTCATTACCTTCATGGCAGTGACACAAGTGTCTGTCAGAGTAATAATACTTGGTACCCTCCACTTCCAACATGTCCTAAAG TGCTGCCTCCTCCCAGTACAACTTTGAGTCATTCAG tgTCGACTCCTCCCAGTACAATACCTCCGATTTCCAGTGTCTCAG gaTATCCCAATCCAAAAGAAGGATTTTTTGACATTGGCGAGGATTTGG gTCCCTGGGTCATCGTTCTAATTATTGTTACTCTGC TTGTTGGAGTTGCAGTAATCTGCATCGGCCTGTATAGATGTTttgaaaggaggaagaagaaagg CACATACGTAACTGGTGAGAGCTACAAAGAAGTAAATTTTACTTCTCTCTGA
- the CD46 gene encoding membrane cofactor protein isoform X3 — protein MAPPRRSARPFCSLNFLGILLLALSTFSDACEEPPQFLTMDIVQRIKPEYNIGEEVTYTCAKGYFYVCGKRPTRTVCAQNNSWLHVTDDCCFRLSCRPLQNPTYGQVKYLNGSFGWGFSAHFTCNSGFYLVGESILHCELKEKDAYWSGKAPVCEKIKCKPPPKIKNGKHTFANVQVFDYYATVTYSCDPSNGPDEYSLVGPDKIYCVNNNKWSDDAPECKVVKCPYPTVKNGKQISGMAKKFYYKATVIFECKSGHYLHGSDTSVCQSNNTWYPPLPTCPKGPKPTHPKKPSVSNYPGYPNPKEGFFDIGEDLGPWVIVLIIVTLLVGVAVICIGLYRCFERRKKKGNREVRADYVTYQHKSTTPAKQTN, from the exons ATGGCGCCTCCCCGCCGCTCCGCGCGTCCCTTTTGTTCTCTGAACTTCCTAGGAATACTTCTGCTGGCTCTTTCCACGTTCTCTG ATGCCTGCGAGGAGCCACCACAGTTTCTAACTATGGATATTGTTCAGAGAATTAAACCCGAATATAACATTGGGGAAGAAGTAACTTATACTTGTGCAAAAGgctatttttatgtgtgtggTAAACGTCCCACCCGTACTGTTTGTGCTCAGAATAATTCATGGTTACATGTCACAGATGACTGTTGTTTTA ggcTATCATGTCGACCCTTACAGAATCCTACTTATGGCCAAGTAAAGTACCTAAATGGATCTTTTGGATGGGGTTTTTCAGCGCATTTTACTTGTAATTCTGG GTTTTACCTAGTTGGTGAATCAATTCTACACTgtgaacttaaagagaaagatgCATATTGGAGTGGTAAAGCCCCAGTATGTGAAA AAATTAAGTGCAAACCACCTCcgaaaataaaaaatggaaagcaCACCTTTGCTAATGTACAAGTATTTGACTATTATGCAACAGTAACTTATAGTTGTGATCCTTCAAATGGACCAGATGAATATTCCCTGGTTGGACCAGATAAGATTTACTGTGTCAACAATAATAAATGGAGTGATGATGCTCCTGAGTGTAAAG TGGTCAAATGTCCATATCCAACAgtcaaaaatggaaaacagatatCAGGAATGGCAAAAAAATTTTACTACAAAGCAACAGTTATATTCGAATGCAAATCAGGTCATTACCTTCATGGCAGTGACACAAGTGTCTGTCAGAGTAATAATACTTGGTACCCTCCACTTCCAACATGTCCTAAAG gtCCTAAGCCTACTCATCCCAAGAAGCCTTCAGTTTCAAATTATCCAG gaTATCCCAATCCAAAAGAAGGATTTTTTGACATTGGCGAGGATTTGG gTCCCTGGGTCATCGTTCTAATTATTGTTACTCTGC TTGTTGGAGTTGCAGTAATCTGCATCGGCCTGTATAGATGTTttgaaaggaggaagaagaaagg
- the CD46 gene encoding membrane cofactor protein isoform X1 has product MAPPRRSARPFCSLNFLGILLLALSTFSDACEEPPQFLTMDIVQRIKPEYNIGEEVTYTCAKGYFYVCGKRPTRTVCAQNNSWLHVTDDCCFRLSCRPLQNPTYGQVKYLNGSFGWGFSAHFTCNSGFYLVGESILHCELKEKDAYWSGKAPVCEKIKCKPPPKIKNGKHTFANVQVFDYYATVTYSCDPSNGPDEYSLVGPDKIYCVNNNKWSDDAPECKVVKCPYPTVKNGKQISGMAKKFYYKATVIFECKSGHYLHGSDTSVCQSNNTWYPPLPTCPKVLPPPSTTLSHSVSTPPSTIPPISSVSGYPNPKEGFFDIGEDLGPWVIVLIIVTLLVGVAVICIGLYRCFERRKKKGNREVRADYVTYQHKSTTPAKQTN; this is encoded by the exons ATGGCGCCTCCCCGCCGCTCCGCGCGTCCCTTTTGTTCTCTGAACTTCCTAGGAATACTTCTGCTGGCTCTTTCCACGTTCTCTG ATGCCTGCGAGGAGCCACCACAGTTTCTAACTATGGATATTGTTCAGAGAATTAAACCCGAATATAACATTGGGGAAGAAGTAACTTATACTTGTGCAAAAGgctatttttatgtgtgtggTAAACGTCCCACCCGTACTGTTTGTGCTCAGAATAATTCATGGTTACATGTCACAGATGACTGTTGTTTTA ggcTATCATGTCGACCCTTACAGAATCCTACTTATGGCCAAGTAAAGTACCTAAATGGATCTTTTGGATGGGGTTTTTCAGCGCATTTTACTTGTAATTCTGG GTTTTACCTAGTTGGTGAATCAATTCTACACTgtgaacttaaagagaaagatgCATATTGGAGTGGTAAAGCCCCAGTATGTGAAA AAATTAAGTGCAAACCACCTCcgaaaataaaaaatggaaagcaCACCTTTGCTAATGTACAAGTATTTGACTATTATGCAACAGTAACTTATAGTTGTGATCCTTCAAATGGACCAGATGAATATTCCCTGGTTGGACCAGATAAGATTTACTGTGTCAACAATAATAAATGGAGTGATGATGCTCCTGAGTGTAAAG TGGTCAAATGTCCATATCCAACAgtcaaaaatggaaaacagatatCAGGAATGGCAAAAAAATTTTACTACAAAGCAACAGTTATATTCGAATGCAAATCAGGTCATTACCTTCATGGCAGTGACACAAGTGTCTGTCAGAGTAATAATACTTGGTACCCTCCACTTCCAACATGTCCTAAAG TGCTGCCTCCTCCCAGTACAACTTTGAGTCATTCAG tgTCGACTCCTCCCAGTACAATACCTCCGATTTCCAGTGTCTCAG gaTATCCCAATCCAAAAGAAGGATTTTTTGACATTGGCGAGGATTTGG gTCCCTGGGTCATCGTTCTAATTATTGTTACTCTGC TTGTTGGAGTTGCAGTAATCTGCATCGGCCTGTATAGATGTTttgaaaggaggaagaagaaagg
- the CD46 gene encoding membrane cofactor protein isoform X4, whose amino-acid sequence MAPPRRSARPFCSLNFLGILLLALSTFSDACEEPPQFLTMDIVQRIKPEYNIGEEVTYTCAKGYFYVCGKRPTRTVCAQNNSWLHVTDDCCFRLSCRPLQNPTYGQVKYLNGSFGWGFSAHFTCNSGFYLVGESILHCELKEKDAYWSGKAPVCEKIKCKPPPKIKNGKHTFANVQVFDYYATVTYSCDPSNGPDEYSLVGPDKIYCVNNNKWSDDAPECKVVKCPYPTVKNGKQISGMAKKFYYKATVIFECKSGHYLHGSDTSVCQSNNTWYPPLPTCPKVSTPPSTIPPISSVSGYPNPKEGFFDIGEDLGPWVIVLIIVTLLVGVAVICIGLYRCFERRKKKGNREVRADYVTYQHKSTTPAKQTN is encoded by the exons ATGGCGCCTCCCCGCCGCTCCGCGCGTCCCTTTTGTTCTCTGAACTTCCTAGGAATACTTCTGCTGGCTCTTTCCACGTTCTCTG ATGCCTGCGAGGAGCCACCACAGTTTCTAACTATGGATATTGTTCAGAGAATTAAACCCGAATATAACATTGGGGAAGAAGTAACTTATACTTGTGCAAAAGgctatttttatgtgtgtggTAAACGTCCCACCCGTACTGTTTGTGCTCAGAATAATTCATGGTTACATGTCACAGATGACTGTTGTTTTA ggcTATCATGTCGACCCTTACAGAATCCTACTTATGGCCAAGTAAAGTACCTAAATGGATCTTTTGGATGGGGTTTTTCAGCGCATTTTACTTGTAATTCTGG GTTTTACCTAGTTGGTGAATCAATTCTACACTgtgaacttaaagagaaagatgCATATTGGAGTGGTAAAGCCCCAGTATGTGAAA AAATTAAGTGCAAACCACCTCcgaaaataaaaaatggaaagcaCACCTTTGCTAATGTACAAGTATTTGACTATTATGCAACAGTAACTTATAGTTGTGATCCTTCAAATGGACCAGATGAATATTCCCTGGTTGGACCAGATAAGATTTACTGTGTCAACAATAATAAATGGAGTGATGATGCTCCTGAGTGTAAAG TGGTCAAATGTCCATATCCAACAgtcaaaaatggaaaacagatatCAGGAATGGCAAAAAAATTTTACTACAAAGCAACAGTTATATTCGAATGCAAATCAGGTCATTACCTTCATGGCAGTGACACAAGTGTCTGTCAGAGTAATAATACTTGGTACCCTCCACTTCCAACATGTCCTAAAG tgTCGACTCCTCCCAGTACAATACCTCCGATTTCCAGTGTCTCAG gaTATCCCAATCCAAAAGAAGGATTTTTTGACATTGGCGAGGATTTGG gTCCCTGGGTCATCGTTCTAATTATTGTTACTCTGC TTGTTGGAGTTGCAGTAATCTGCATCGGCCTGTATAGATGTTttgaaaggaggaagaagaaagg